The Lysobacter sp. HDW10 genome window below encodes:
- the rng gene encoding ribonuclease G, producing MTEDILVNVTPRETRVAVVENGMLQELHIERGWRRGVVGNIYKGKVQRIMPGMQAAFVDIGLPRAAFLHANDIFRNSTQLPADDALPEDASVPPQQVRPISELLRDGQDIIVQVLKDPIGTKGARLTTQLSVPSRYLVMLPQSKVIGVSSRIELDAERTRLKSLVQELSLIGGSGFIVRTNAESQPAEALAEDLAYLSRVWGLIEERARTAPVGACIYEDLILPLRAVRDLMRSNVERVRVDSRETCDRLREFAAQYMPQLAEKVEHYTGARPIFDLYGVEDEIQRALQKEVPLKSGGYLVIDQTEAMTTVDVNTGSFLGQRTLEETVFRTNLEAAQSVARQLRLRNLGGIIIIDFIDMHDVEHRRQVLRTLERSLVKDHAKTTVYDFSPLGLVEMTRKRTVESLERQLCEPCMTCNGRGTLKTTETVTYEIFREITRAVRQFDADQLLVIASAEVVNRITDEESVAVAELEEFLGKSIRFQMDEHYSQEQYDVVLL from the coding sequence ATGACGGAAGACATTCTGGTCAATGTCACGCCGCGCGAGACCCGTGTCGCTGTTGTCGAAAACGGCATGTTGCAAGAGTTGCACATTGAACGGGGCTGGCGTCGAGGTGTCGTAGGCAACATCTACAAGGGCAAAGTGCAACGCATCATGCCTGGCATGCAAGCGGCGTTCGTCGATATCGGTTTGCCGCGCGCTGCCTTCTTGCACGCTAACGACATTTTCAGAAACAGCACACAGCTGCCGGCCGATGACGCCTTGCCCGAAGACGCGTCCGTGCCACCGCAACAGGTGCGTCCGATTTCAGAATTGCTACGCGATGGTCAAGACATCATCGTGCAGGTGTTGAAAGATCCGATCGGCACCAAGGGTGCACGATTGACGACACAGTTGAGTGTGCCGTCGCGCTATCTGGTGATGCTGCCGCAATCCAAGGTGATTGGCGTGTCTTCGCGCATTGAGCTGGATGCCGAACGCACACGCTTGAAGAGTTTGGTGCAAGAACTGTCATTGATCGGCGGTTCCGGATTTATCGTGCGCACCAATGCGGAAAGCCAACCGGCAGAAGCCCTCGCTGAAGATCTGGCTTACTTGTCCAGGGTGTGGGGTCTGATCGAAGAAAGAGCACGCACCGCACCGGTGGGCGCATGCATCTACGAAGACTTGATCCTGCCATTGCGTGCAGTGCGGGATTTAATGCGCAGCAATGTTGAACGCGTGCGCGTCGACTCACGCGAGACCTGTGATCGCCTGCGTGAATTTGCTGCGCAATACATGCCACAGTTAGCGGAGAAGGTGGAGCACTACACGGGTGCGCGACCGATCTTCGATTTGTACGGCGTTGAAGACGAAATACAGCGTGCGCTGCAAAAAGAAGTGCCGCTGAAATCCGGTGGCTATCTGGTGATCGATCAAACCGAAGCGATGACCACAGTCGACGTCAACACCGGTTCGTTCTTAGGTCAGCGCACTTTGGAAGAGACCGTGTTCAGAACCAACCTGGAAGCCGCGCAATCGGTCGCGCGCCAGTTGAGGCTGAGAAACTTGGGCGGCATCATCATCATCGACTTCATCGATATGCATGACGTCGAACATCGCAGGCAAGTCTTGCGCACCTTGGAGCGTTCACTCGTCAAGGATCATGCGAAGACGACGGTCTACGACTTTTCGCCCTTGGGCCTGGTCGAGATGACGCGCAAGCGCACAGTGGAGTCTTTGGAGCGTCAACTGTGCGAACCCTGCATGACCTGCAATGGGCGCGGCACGTTGAAAACCACTGAGACCGTCACCTACGAGATCTTCCGAGAAATCACCCGTGCAGTTCGGCAGTTCGATGCCGATCAGCTCCTCGTCATCGCCTCGGCTGAGGTGGTGAATCGTATTACCGACGAAGAGTCGGTCGCGGTGGCCGAGCTTGAAGAGTTCTTGGGCAAATCAATTCGATTCCAAATGGACGAACACTACTCGCAGGAGCAGTACGACGTGGTGCTGCTCTAA
- the rlmH gene encoding 23S rRNA (pseudouridine(1915)-N(3))-methyltransferase RlmH yields the protein MKAHLIAVGEKPPAWVSEGFEDFRKRLSHNLPLHLHEVTPGIRGKGRDAVRATYEEGQRVLEHIPKGAWVVALDGPGKPWSSEQLAQRMAHWRGQGRDLVFLIGGPEGHADEVRARADESWSLGPLTLPHMLARVVLAEQLYRACSMLANHPYHRA from the coding sequence ATGAAAGCCCACCTCATTGCCGTGGGTGAAAAGCCACCTGCATGGGTGAGTGAAGGCTTCGAAGATTTCAGAAAGCGGCTATCGCACAACTTGCCGCTGCATTTGCATGAAGTGACACCGGGCATCCGCGGCAAAGGCCGCGATGCGGTGCGCGCGACCTATGAAGAAGGCCAGCGCGTGCTTGAGCACATTCCGAAAGGGGCGTGGGTGGTGGCACTCGATGGCCCGGGCAAACCTTGGTCTTCAGAACAACTGGCGCAACGCATGGCGCACTGGCGTGGCCAAGGACGGGATCTCGTTTTCTTGATTGGTGGCCCGGAAGGTCACGCAGACGAAGTGCGCGCACGTGCAGATGAATCTTGGTCTTTAGGTCCGCTCACCTTGCCGCACATGTTGGCGCGCGTGGTGCTGGCAGAACAACTGTATCGCGCGTGCTCGATGTTGGCGAACCATCCGTATCATCGCGCCTAA
- the tldD gene encoding metalloprotease TldD, with the protein MIEVETSADSMLDAATSRLLKPFELDIARIDPAFSTLMGQGIDFGDLYFQHSRRESWSIEDGIVKTGAHAIDQGVGVRAISGEKTGFAYSGDISAIALQDAARAARAIAHDGRAMAPRALAPRTSHALYPAIDPVDTLPNDEKVAALRQVDALVRSLDPRVRQVTVGLSGAVDTVLIARSDGVLAADVRPLVRMNVQVIVEQNGRRESGYAGFGGRYDYRTLLSDGQPEKFAREALRSALLNLEAVDAPAGVMPVVLGNGWTGVLLHEAVGHGLEGDFNRKGTSTYAGRMGQRVASPGVTIVDDGTLSGRRGSLNCDDEGQQTQCTTLIEDGVLTGYMQDSLNARLMSAKPTGNGRRESFAHTVMPRMTNTYMLPGQDDPEDMIRSVKRGLYAVNFGGGQVDITNGKYVFSATEAYLIEDGKVTAPVKGATLIGNGPETMQKVTMIGHDFALDAGVGVCGKDGQSVPVGVGQPSILISELTVGGTSA; encoded by the coding sequence ATGATTGAAGTGGAAACCTCTGCGGATTCGATGTTGGACGCCGCGACGTCGCGTTTGCTCAAACCATTTGAGCTCGACATCGCACGCATCGATCCGGCGTTTTCCACCTTGATGGGGCAGGGCATCGATTTCGGTGATCTCTACTTCCAACATTCGCGACGTGAAAGTTGGAGCATCGAAGACGGCATCGTCAAGACCGGTGCACATGCGATTGATCAGGGCGTCGGTGTGCGCGCCATCAGCGGTGAGAAAACCGGCTTTGCCTATTCGGGCGACATCAGTGCGATCGCCTTGCAAGACGCCGCGCGTGCGGCCCGTGCAATTGCACACGACGGTCGTGCCATGGCACCGCGCGCACTCGCACCGCGTACGTCGCATGCGCTCTATCCCGCGATCGATCCGGTCGACACACTCCCCAATGATGAAAAGGTGGCAGCACTGAGACAGGTCGATGCATTGGTCCGCTCGTTGGATCCACGCGTGCGCCAAGTCACTGTCGGCCTCTCGGGCGCCGTCGACACCGTTCTGATTGCGCGCAGCGACGGCGTGCTTGCAGCGGACGTGCGCCCCTTGGTTCGCATGAACGTGCAAGTCATCGTTGAGCAAAATGGTCGCCGTGAATCCGGCTATGCCGGTTTCGGGGGTCGCTATGACTACCGTACGTTGCTCAGTGATGGACAACCTGAGAAGTTTGCGCGCGAGGCGTTGCGTTCCGCGCTGCTGAATCTTGAAGCCGTCGATGCACCTGCAGGTGTCATGCCTGTTGTGCTGGGCAATGGCTGGACAGGTGTGCTCTTGCATGAAGCGGTCGGGCACGGATTGGAAGGTGACTTCAATCGAAAGGGCACGTCGACCTATGCCGGACGCATGGGTCAACGCGTTGCATCGCCCGGCGTCACGATTGTGGATGACGGCACACTGAGTGGCCGCCGCGGTTCGCTCAACTGCGACGATGAAGGCCAACAAACCCAATGCACCACGCTCATTGAAGACGGTGTGTTGACGGGCTACATGCAAGACAGCTTGAACGCGCGCCTGATGTCCGCCAAACCCACCGGTAACGGACGACGCGAATCGTTTGCGCACACCGTCATGCCACGCATGACCAATACCTACATGTTGCCGGGTCAAGATGATCCGGAAGACATGATTCGCTCGGTGAAACGTGGTTTGTATGCGGTGAATTTCGGCGGTGGCCAAGTCGATATCACCAATGGCAAATACGTCTTCTCGGCGACCGAAGCCTACTTGATTGAAGACGGCAAAGTGACCGCGCCAGTGAAGGGTGCCACCTTGATCGGCAACGGTCCGGAAACCATGCAGAAGGTCACCATGATTGGCCACGACTTTGCGCTAGACGCAGGTGTGGGCGTGTGTGGCAAAGATGGACAATCGGTACCGGTCGGTGTGGGTCAGCCGTCGATCTTGATCAGTGAACTGACCGTCGGTGGGACGAGCGCTTAG
- a CDS encoding Maf family protein, protein MLYLASKSPRRADLLARLGVPFGLLDLDLPEVRLPNEPPVDYVSRVAREKAGAGLLKVMSNPSAVVLGSDTEVVLGDRVFGKPADRDDAREMLQALSGETHEVITVLWLVSAGNEVREVSTTRVRFGALDAALLDFYLAGNEWEGKAGAYAIQGAAQAFIAHVEGSPSGVMGLPLFETARALRKFGLFVQDRAQ, encoded by the coding sequence ATGCTCTATTTAGCCTCGAAATCCCCCAGACGCGCAGACCTGCTCGCCCGATTGGGCGTCCCCTTTGGCCTGCTCGATCTGGACTTGCCCGAGGTTCGCTTGCCCAATGAACCGCCGGTCGACTACGTCAGCCGGGTCGCTCGCGAGAAGGCGGGTGCAGGTTTGTTGAAGGTCATGTCCAATCCCAGTGCTGTGGTGCTGGGTTCAGACACCGAAGTGGTCCTTGGCGACCGCGTCTTCGGCAAACCGGCAGATCGCGACGACGCCCGCGAGATGCTGCAAGCCCTGTCAGGCGAAACACACGAGGTGATCACAGTGCTATGGCTGGTGTCTGCGGGCAACGAGGTTCGCGAAGTGTCGACGACCCGCGTTCGTTTCGGTGCCCTCGATGCGGCCCTGCTTGACTTCTATTTGGCTGGCAACGAATGGGAAGGCAAGGCCGGCGCTTACGCCATTCAAGGTGCGGCACAAGCATTCATTGCCCACGTGGAAGGCAGCCCGAGCGGTGTGATGGGCCTGCCATTGTTTGAAACGGCTCGGGCATTGCGAAAGTTCGGACTCTTTGTGCAGGACCGCGCGCAATGA
- a CDS encoding YhdP family protein, whose amino-acid sequence MKRHLHLAGKSVYYLLGAKLLLVAVVMVALSRFMPWLENNPQRVSAWLTQKAGRPVHFDALQAQWTRSGPLLKLKNMTVGPTGNPLRVGDAELLVSQYSGWWPGRRFTELRIRGVEITLERSVAGDWRVHGLPGPTTEDPFTTLERLGELQVINGKLRVLAPSLGVDVYAPHVDVRTQVNGDMLRVGMRAWLEKSKQPIDAVMRFDRKKGDGQVYVGGKSLDLSGQASALKFAGIAITDGRGLGQAWLTVKNRFVTGVQSNVDFSNVRLQSLASHAAPKSMKVDRLKGQTFFNRNADKWSLQIPELSIQSQGETQTLKGLQINNGDSMYVAVDRIHLKLVAAFADLTDRLPPDFHQWLSRAAPEGSLDDIVLRRNASGRVQFDADANHLSVNPVGSAPGIRGVSGRVRGDEAGVRIALSSQSEWTFDWPAGFGVPHQFTPEGTVVLWRDGNGIRVGTSSLSLRGPDASVEARGGMYWQGDGTHPQIDIAAELTAPAQVTKAQGFWVHNTMSKEAIHWLNTALLGGTVERAQIVISGDLDEWPMDKHNGRFEVLADVRDFRMKFHPEWPEVAGNHAVLQFVGNSMHITSDGSISGIKLSKASADIEHLGLPVLVIHGEGSGDAKQFLELIRTSPLQKEFGEHTDPLIVTGPASARVDLTLPLHNDAPFELDGQVDLKGVQTKHQTYALAFDQVRGTGRFGRGGFKADDLAVMHEGQPGKLSLRVGSGVRNSQNAFESDLKVNATVRSLIARVPNLNWMAPHVEGRSDWTASVAIPVGSDAQAVTELELRSNLVGTALNLPAPFNKSASVGLPTTVRIPLSMDGRGDVQVTLGKLANVRARTTGANIGVAVMLGGAAAATPPARGVSINGAVPAMDALAWMAILDGSSGANTAMSIDRLDVQADRILLGDTALPGARLRLTPLRDGNQVDVSGSALQGTLHIGSARNAPIVGRFDRVRVAMPKFTGASPTSGASRTNALVSDPRKLPPLDLEIKSLMLGKTEFNGVRLKTSQVAAGTLIDRFSATAAQTQLEATGSWFGDASQSRTALKLKVDTRNLGKLVSAMGAADQVSKGRGTFSADVAWPSSPMDLQTSKLSGKIAVDMRQGSLVKVEPGVGRVIGLFSVARLPRRLTLDFSDFFAEGFAFDSVNGDIRFESGFAKTDDFSIKGPSADINIRGTANLETQTFDQTIDVYPKAGNMLTVAGAVAGGPIGAAIGAVAGQILKKPLGQMAAKTYRVTGPWSDPHVETIDKNGKRK is encoded by the coding sequence ATGAAGCGTCACCTGCATCTTGCCGGAAAGAGCGTCTACTACCTGCTTGGCGCAAAGCTGCTGTTAGTGGCTGTCGTCATGGTGGCTTTGTCACGCTTCATGCCATGGCTTGAGAACAATCCGCAACGGGTCAGTGCTTGGCTCACGCAAAAAGCGGGTCGCCCCGTGCACTTCGATGCACTGCAAGCGCAATGGACGCGCTCCGGTCCGCTCTTGAAGCTCAAGAACATGACGGTAGGGCCGACAGGCAACCCGCTGCGCGTTGGTGATGCGGAACTGTTGGTGTCGCAGTACAGCGGTTGGTGGCCCGGTCGGCGCTTTACCGAGCTTCGCATCCGTGGTGTTGAAATTACGCTTGAACGCAGCGTCGCCGGTGATTGGCGCGTGCATGGCTTGCCAGGACCTACCACCGAAGATCCGTTCACGACGCTCGAGCGATTAGGCGAGCTTCAAGTCATCAACGGAAAGCTGCGCGTATTGGCACCCTCTCTCGGTGTCGATGTGTATGCGCCGCATGTGGATGTGCGAACCCAAGTCAATGGCGACATGCTGCGCGTCGGCATGCGTGCCTGGTTGGAAAAATCAAAACAGCCGATTGATGCCGTCATGCGCTTCGATCGCAAGAAAGGCGACGGGCAGGTCTATGTCGGTGGCAAGTCACTGGATCTTTCGGGCCAAGCATCCGCGTTGAAGTTCGCAGGGATTGCCATCACCGATGGTCGTGGCTTGGGGCAGGCTTGGCTCACGGTGAAGAACCGGTTTGTCACCGGTGTTCAAAGCAACGTCGATTTCAGCAATGTGCGTCTGCAATCCCTTGCATCACACGCAGCGCCGAAGTCGATGAAAGTGGATCGCTTGAAGGGGCAGACCTTCTTCAATCGCAATGCCGACAAGTGGTCGCTGCAAATTCCTGAACTCTCCATTCAAAGCCAAGGCGAAACGCAAACGCTCAAGGGTTTGCAAATCAACAACGGCGATTCGATGTATGTCGCCGTGGATCGCATCCATCTCAAGTTGGTGGCGGCATTTGCCGATCTCACTGACCGTCTGCCGCCCGATTTTCATCAATGGCTGTCGCGCGCCGCACCCGAAGGCAGTTTGGACGATATCGTGTTGCGCAGGAATGCCAGCGGGCGTGTCCAGTTCGATGCCGACGCCAATCATTTGAGTGTGAATCCCGTGGGTTCGGCGCCGGGTATTCGTGGCGTGTCAGGGCGCGTGCGCGGTGATGAAGCGGGCGTGCGCATCGCGCTTTCGTCGCAATCAGAGTGGACCTTTGATTGGCCGGCCGGCTTTGGTGTGCCGCATCAGTTCACGCCTGAAGGTACGGTCGTGCTGTGGCGTGACGGCAACGGCATCCGTGTCGGCACAAGCAGTTTGTCATTGCGCGGCCCTGACGCGTCTGTTGAAGCGCGTGGCGGCATGTATTGGCAAGGCGATGGTACGCATCCTCAGATAGACATCGCGGCAGAACTCACTGCGCCGGCGCAAGTGACGAAGGCGCAGGGTTTTTGGGTGCACAACACGATGTCGAAAGAGGCGATTCACTGGTTGAATACCGCTTTGCTGGGCGGCACGGTGGAGCGCGCGCAGATTGTGATTTCAGGCGACTTGGATGAGTGGCCAATGGATAAGCACAACGGTCGCTTTGAAGTCTTGGCGGATGTGCGCGATTTCCGCATGAAGTTTCATCCCGAATGGCCAGAGGTGGCAGGCAACCACGCTGTGCTTCAGTTCGTCGGGAATAGCATGCACATCACCTCAGATGGCAGCATCAGCGGCATCAAGCTTTCAAAGGCAAGCGCGGACATTGAGCATCTAGGCTTGCCAGTACTCGTTATTCACGGCGAAGGGTCCGGGGACGCAAAGCAGTTCCTCGAACTGATTCGTACAAGTCCGCTGCAGAAAGAATTTGGCGAGCATACCGACCCGCTGATCGTGACGGGCCCGGCGAGTGCGCGTGTCGATCTCACCTTGCCGCTGCACAACGACGCGCCGTTCGAACTGGACGGTCAGGTGGATTTGAAGGGCGTACAAACAAAACATCAAACGTACGCGTTAGCCTTCGATCAAGTGCGCGGCACAGGTCGATTCGGTCGCGGCGGCTTCAAGGCAGATGATCTTGCGGTGATGCATGAAGGGCAGCCCGGAAAGCTCAGCTTGCGCGTCGGCAGTGGTGTGAGAAATTCGCAGAATGCATTTGAAAGCGATTTAAAAGTGAATGCCACGGTGCGCAGCTTGATCGCGCGCGTGCCGAATTTGAATTGGATGGCGCCGCATGTCGAAGGTCGATCTGATTGGACGGCGAGTGTGGCCATTCCTGTCGGGAGTGATGCACAAGCCGTAACTGAATTGGAACTGCGTTCCAACCTTGTGGGCACGGCACTGAACTTGCCCGCACCGTTCAATAAATCTGCATCAGTCGGATTACCCACGACGGTGCGCATTCCATTGTCGATGGACGGTCGCGGCGATGTACAAGTTACGCTCGGAAAACTTGCCAACGTTCGCGCACGCACGACGGGCGCGAATATAGGTGTTGCGGTGATGTTAGGTGGCGCCGCCGCTGCAACACCACCGGCACGCGGTGTCAGCATCAACGGTGCCGTGCCTGCCATGGATGCCTTGGCATGGATGGCGATCTTGGATGGCAGTAGCGGTGCAAATACCGCAATGAGCATCGATCGCTTGGACGTCCAAGCAGATCGAATCTTGTTGGGTGACACCGCTTTGCCCGGTGCACGCTTGCGCCTGACACCGCTTCGCGATGGCAATCAGGTGGATGTCTCCGGCAGTGCGTTGCAAGGCACACTGCACATTGGCAGTGCACGCAACGCGCCGATTGTCGGTCGTTTTGATCGCGTTCGCGTGGCCATGCCGAAGTTCACGGGCGCGTCGCCCACGTCGGGTGCATCGCGCACGAATGCATTGGTGTCAGATCCGCGAAAACTGCCGCCATTAGATCTGGAAATCAAATCATTGATGCTGGGCAAGACCGAATTTAACGGCGTGCGTTTGAAAACGTCGCAAGTCGCCGCGGGGACGTTGATCGATCGATTCTCAGCCACTGCAGCGCAAACGCAGCTAGAGGCGACAGGCAGTTGGTTCGGCGATGCATCGCAGTCGCGAACAGCGCTGAAGCTCAAGGTAGATACACGCAATCTGGGCAAGCTCGTGTCAGCCATGGGCGCGGCCGATCAGGTGTCGAAAGGTCGCGGCACCTTCAGCGCCGATGTCGCGTGGCCGTCGAGTCCCATGGATTTGCAAACGTCCAAACTCAGCGGAAAGATCGCGGTCGATATGCGTCAAGGCAGCTTGGTGAAAGTGGAGCCTGGTGTGGGTCGTGTCATCGGTTTGTTCAGCGTCGCGCGATTGCCACGTCGATTGACATTGGATTTCAGCGATTTCTTCGCTGAAGGGTTTGCGTTTGATTCGGTGAACGGCGACATCCGTTTTGAGTCCGGATTTGCCAAAACAGACGATTTTTCGATCAAAGGCCCGTCGGCAGATATCAACATTCGCGGCACCGCAAACCTTGAAACACAAACTTTTGACCAAACCATAGATGTATATCCGAAAGCCGGAAACATGCTGACAGTGGCGGGCGCCGTAGCAGGTGGCCCGATTGGTGCGGCGATCGGTGCCGTAGCGGGTCAAATCTTGAAGAAGCCGTTGGGACAAATGGCTGCAAAAACCTATCGCGTGACGGGTCCTTGGAGTGACCCACACGTCGAGACCATAGACAAGAACGGGAAGCGAAAATGA
- a CDS encoding SIMPL domain-containing protein yields the protein MKVIPTLLAAALAVSLTSYAMPSKAQNAANIAAGTQTQDGTLISVSAQASANRVPDIATISTGVVTQATDANSAMRLNAEQMTRVNAAIKAAGIETRDIRTSGVSLNARYDYENGKSPRITGYEARNTVSVKVRDLSKLGKLMDALVAAGANDLNGPSFEVDKADEAYDEARLAALKKARARADLYANALGLRVRRIVSIDEGGGMMNPMPVMRAMSADGFAGKAANTEIAPGESSLGVTLNIVYELGR from the coding sequence ATGAAAGTGATTCCGACCCTCTTGGCCGCAGCGCTGGCCGTCTCACTCACGAGTTATGCCATGCCTAGCAAAGCCCAGAACGCCGCCAACATTGCCGCGGGTACCCAAACGCAAGATGGCACCTTGATTTCCGTGTCCGCTCAGGCCTCGGCAAATCGCGTGCCGGACATTGCGACGATTTCAACGGGCGTTGTGACGCAAGCGACGGATGCCAATTCGGCCATGCGTTTGAATGCCGAACAAATGACCCGCGTGAATGCTGCGATCAAGGCCGCCGGCATTGAGACACGTGACATTCGCACCAGTGGCGTCAGCCTCAATGCGCGCTACGACTATGAGAACGGCAAAAGCCCGCGCATCACCGGTTATGAAGCGCGCAATACCGTCAGCGTCAAGGTGCGCGATCTGTCGAAGCTCGGTAAGTTGATGGATGCGCTGGTCGCGGCCGGTGCCAACGATTTGAATGGCCCGAGCTTTGAAGTGGACAAAGCCGATGAGGCATACGACGAAGCGCGCTTGGCTGCACTGAAGAAGGCACGTGCGCGTGCAGACTTGTATGCCAATGCATTGGGCTTGCGTGTGCGTCGCATCGTCAGCATCGATGAAGGCGGCGGCATGATGAACCCGATGCCGGTGATGCGTGCCATGAGTGCCGATGGCTTTGCAGGCAAGGCGGCGAATACCGAGATCGCACCCGGCGAAAGCAGCCTCGGCGTGACGCTCAATATCGTTTACGAATTGGGTCGCTAA
- a CDS encoding sulfite exporter TauE/SafE family protein, whose product MPIDWIVISGALLSGLLGSAHCVLMCSGIATSINARTSKPSFWMAVQPNLGRVLGYTVAGAAVGAIGAGMLQFARNPNVGLTLRAMVGLVLIIVALRMLDTRGRLGLLRSPGGRLWHWLQPLHKQLVPADTTLKRVLVGLFWGWLPCGLSTTLLTAAWLQGDVWHGALTMAAFGLGTCVVMVPLTWAGARVAQGLQRGKGKKFAAAGLMLLGILTLSAPLLAKSPVLHGVLEALGCRTLPVGS is encoded by the coding sequence ATGCCGATTGATTGGATCGTGATCAGTGGTGCCTTGCTCAGCGGCTTGTTGGGCAGCGCGCACTGTGTGTTGATGTGCAGTGGCATCGCAACAAGCATCAATGCACGCACATCCAAACCCTCGTTCTGGATGGCGGTTCAACCAAATCTAGGACGCGTTTTAGGCTACACCGTTGCGGGTGCAGCGGTCGGTGCGATCGGTGCCGGTATGCTGCAGTTTGCACGCAATCCCAACGTGGGTTTGACGCTGCGTGCGATGGTCGGACTTGTATTGATCATCGTGGCACTGCGCATGCTCGACACGCGCGGACGCTTGGGCTTACTTCGATCACCGGGCGGTCGCCTTTGGCATTGGCTGCAGCCATTGCATAAACAACTCGTTCCTGCCGACACGACCCTTAAGCGCGTGTTGGTCGGATTGTTTTGGGGATGGTTGCCCTGCGGTTTGAGTACAACGCTCTTGACGGCCGCGTGGCTGCAAGGCGACGTCTGGCACGGTGCACTGACAATGGCAGCGTTCGGCCTTGGCACCTGTGTCGTGATGGTGCCATTGACGTGGGCGGGTGCCCGAGTGGCGCAAGGCCTTCAACGCGGCAAAGGCAAAAAATTTGCTGCGGCCGGTTTGATGTTGCTCGGCATTTTGACCTTGTCTGCACCCTTGCTCGCAAAGTCACCCGTCCTGCATGGCGTGCTGGAAGCGCTCGGGTGTCGAACGCTGCCGGTTGGCAGTTAA
- the yjgA gene encoding ribosome biogenesis factor YjgA, translating to MARGRDVETGEFIGESRSQQRRDALDVLALAEVLTGLSEAQLQKLPIPEDVLPHIRDAQRITSHIARKRQIAFLAKQMRREDDDALRAIRDAMDVNSEGSKRQVALMHGAEAWRTRLIEGGDEALTAFVAEMPHADAQQLRQLARNANTEMKANKAPRAFRLLYKEILALLTAFELTQGNEVDHDDDEDAA from the coding sequence ATGGCGCGCGGACGCGACGTTGAAACAGGTGAATTCATTGGTGAAAGTCGCAGCCAACAAAGGCGCGACGCGCTCGACGTTTTGGCGCTTGCCGAGGTGTTGACCGGCTTGTCCGAGGCGCAGCTGCAAAAACTGCCGATCCCCGAAGACGTGTTGCCGCATATTCGCGACGCGCAACGCATCACCTCGCATATCGCGCGCAAACGTCAAATCGCATTTTTGGCGAAGCAGATGCGTCGCGAAGACGATGATGCATTGCGCGCGATTCGCGATGCGATGGACGTCAACAGCGAAGGCTCGAAGCGACAAGTGGCCTTGATGCATGGTGCGGAAGCTTGGCGTACGCGCTTGATTGAAGGCGGCGACGAAGCGCTCACTGCGTTTGTTGCAGAAATGCCCCATGCCGATGCGCAGCAATTGCGCCAACTCGCGCGCAATGCCAACACGGAAATGAAGGCGAACAAAGCGCCGCGTGCGTTTCGTCTGTTGTACAAGGAGATCCTTGCCTTGCTGACGGCATTTGAATTGACGCAGGGAAACGAAGTCGATCATGACGATGACGAGGACGCGGCCTAA
- the ccoS gene encoding cbb3-type cytochrome oxidase assembly protein CcoS: protein MNMLLLLIPISLMLLVVAILMFVWAVKKGQFENLDSAALDILVDDETDTSTSGKADAD from the coding sequence ATGAACATGCTGCTGCTATTGATCCCAATCAGCTTGATGCTTTTGGTCGTGGCGATCTTGATGTTCGTGTGGGCCGTGAAAAAAGGTCAATTCGAGAATCTCGATAGCGCAGCACTGGATATTCTCGTAGACGACGAAACAGACACATCGACCTCCGGCAAGGCCGATGCCGATTGA
- the rsfS gene encoding ribosome silencing factor, with amino-acid sequence MTNQAHVIKTQLPNPPPPVDVLLKHVHIAVANLKGLEVSEIDVRGKTSVCDYLVIVSGTSTRHVKSIADEVMRESKKLDCQPLGVEGEREAEWVLVDLGDVVVHVMLPRVREFYALERLWTVGDEPPSSRDQNAG; translated from the coding sequence TTGACCAACCAAGCCCACGTCATTAAGACCCAGTTGCCTAATCCACCGCCGCCTGTCGATGTGCTCTTGAAACACGTGCATATCGCCGTCGCCAACTTGAAAGGCTTGGAAGTCTCAGAAATCGATGTACGTGGCAAGACCAGCGTGTGCGATTACTTGGTCATCGTCTCCGGTACTTCGACCCGGCACGTCAAGTCCATCGCCGATGAAGTCATGCGTGAATCCAAGAAGCTCGACTGCCAGCCGTTGGGCGTTGAAGGTGAGCGCGAAGCCGAATGGGTGCTGGTCGATTTGGGCGACGTCGTGGTGCACGTGATGTTGCCGCGTGTGCGCGAGTTTTACGCCTTGGAACGCCTCTGGACGGTCGGCGATGAACCGCCGTCATCACGTGATCAAAACGCCGGCTAA